AGCGTGCAGGTTCAAATATGAAGGTTATGAATGAAACACAAaactaaattattattattataccaaTATTTGACACTCATGACTGTTCCTGATTACAGGACATCATTAATCTAATGTGGGAGTGCTGGATTTGATCTGTGTTATATAATTAAAGCAAAGCTGCACTGTGTACAGTTAAGGGACTTGAAGGTGATAtttcaatgaaaaacaaaccaacccAAGCATGGAGAGTAGGACGTTTTATGGGACTGACTTTGTTTTTGACAAAGAAGCATTCATCACCTTCTTCCGCCCATTGCCACCTAATCTCATTTGGTCAGTCACTGCTGATGTTCTTTCCACTATCAACGATTCATAATGATGAGCTGTTCCAGCTGCCCCATCTTACCCTgatataaatagaaaataacagAAGATTGATTACCTTTTCTAAACTatgcatttcttgtttttcatcttcatccatttatttaatttattctaAAATAAGTACAAGGCTAAATaacatgtcattttaaaatCTGTTCTTTGATTTATTGCAAAAGAGAagttttctgtaaaaaaaaaaataaatgcattcatgAAAGAATAGACAAATCCCAACCTTTTCCAAACCCGAGTAACTGCATATAATATGTCATGTTTAATATGACGATACAATTCTCAGCATCCAGGAATAGGAACACTTCAGGTTTTCCCATCATTCCATCATAGTCTGAATTGTTTACAATCATTTAGTCATGTCATATTGGGGCTATTTCCAGCAAGGAAGAGGATGGGGTGGAGCATGAACTCGGGGACGGTTATAATCGCATTGTAGGTGGCGGTTATTGTTGTCGACTGCCTCGGCGATAACTTGACTTCATGAGCTGCAGGAGCTGATTGCTGAAAAAAAAGACCTTGGAAAATACACTGGATTATTTGGtaagtttttgttttcatgcatGGTCTATAGTGCTTGGAATAAACAGAAAATTCATGAAGTTTCGAGTTAAAtgtagcattattatttttgtaaaggcaTATAGCTCTTATTGGATAtaatctatatatctatataatcCAAACATGCTTACCAAGTTACATTCAGGGACATCACATGTTTGTagaattcaacatgtctgaaaaggagtaggaaaaagcagtGTTTATTTTATCTGACCCTTTATCCAAGGGTCAGCAATTGTCGATAGgttgtttacttcctgtgtttaaatgttgccattttCTATTAGTGATGGGGCAAGTGTAGCTATTAAAGTGGCATTGAGTGTATGTTACCCTGATTATTTTACAcgcatttacatttaaatatttccAAGTTTATTTTGCTAAATCATTTAAGTTTGTGTGACGAGAAAGACACTTGTGCCTTTCAGATGTATGACATTTccaggtttttttctttttgttgagagctaaaatgaaatgaaatatgacTGTAATGCGTTCAAGTACACGGTCTTGCGGGTGTCAGTTAACTAGGATGGATATTGCCACACCACACAACGTGATGATGACAGATCACCAGAGAAACGGTCttctttcaagatgaaatgggATTATCCAACTCTGCGTCTGACTCTTGGGTGTAATTTGTTTATCTGACAAGGCTAATCCACTTATTTACTCATAAACTGCACTGCCTATTATGCAATAATGATTTCCTCTTTTCCTTCCAAGGACTGATGACTGTCATCTCCTTGGCGGCCGCCCTGAACTTTCATCTTTAATCAATTGCAGGCACTACGGACCTGGAACGAGGAACTGAAATGTCCAGCAGTGACTATAAGAGACTGGAGCTCTTCCGACATATCCTAAATGTTTGCAGCCATGATCCGTCCTGCAACACCTCCCACCTGCTGCTGCACAACATCAGCTCATGCAGCGGGCTGGAGCTTGTGGGGGATGGGTCCCCctggttgagaagcctgatcTCTGTGGTGTACTTTGTGGTGGCAACAGCTGGAGTGGTGGGCAACCtgctggtgttgtttctgctgtACTCCACTCGCACCATCACCACTGGCACAATCAATTTCTTTGTCTTCAACCTAGCTCTGGCCCACCTCCTCTTCTCCCTGGCTTTGCCCTTTTGGGCTGTGGACATTGCGCTGGACTACAGCTGGCCATTCGGTGTGGGCGTGTGCAAGGCCGTATCCTTGCTCACCGGCCTCAACGTGTTTGCCAGTTGCTTTTTCCTCACAGCCATGAGCTTGACCCGCTACTGCTATGTGGCCACCGCACTCAAGCCCAGCGCATCCGTTTGCAGCAGGTCATGCACCTCCCCGTTGGTCACGGCCTTCATCTGGGCCGGAGCCCTTATTGCTGCAGCACCACGAGGTGTGTTTGCTGCTTTGAGCCGCGTGGGCACCAGCAACGATACTGCATGCCTCCTCCGTTTCCCAGATGGTACAGCCTGGCTGGGGATAAACCAGCTCCTGCGGGTAGTGCTTGGCTTTCTGCTTCCTTACACCACCATCATCCTCTCctacctgctgctgctgcgcttCCTCTGTCGCCACAAACTGAAAGGCAGCAACTCACGGCGAAAGGCCAACGTCTCAAAGTCGGTGGCGGTGGTGGTGCTGTCGTTCTGTGCCTGCTGGTTCCCGTACAACATCCTCACCCTGTGGAGCATACTCATCCACCTGGACATCGTCGACATCAGCCCCTCGTTCTACGTGGTGCAGACCTACTTCTTCCCTCTGGCCAACTGCTTGGCTTTCACCAGCAGCTGCTTCAACCCCGTCATCTACTGCCTGGTGCGGAAGGAATACCGAGTGGCTCTTCACAATGTCTTTTTCAAGCTGAACCTGGCCATCATGTCCAAGATGCCTTACGCCATCAACCCCAACAAAGGATTGCAACAAGCTGGACAACTGGCCATTCCTCTTAGCAACATTCCCAGCCAGACGAGCCAATCGGACTCAAGAAGATACGCGCCCCTGTCAGCACTCCCAACGGTAGTCTCCACTCTGTAAAGCCTTTTGTTGAACCTTATCGAACCATATTCAATGCAAGAGTTGCATCCAAGATTATACCGAAGATGACAACAAATGCATGGTTTTAGCCCTGTCATTCCCAACCACTGTTCCGCGGCACATTAGTGTGCTGTGAGAGATCATCAGGTGTGCCACGGGACATTATCCAATCTCACTTAATTGGTCCCAAAATATTAATTTACTACACAtttctttattcattttttttgtgacaaGCAGAAGAATGCAATGCTCTTCCACGAGATCGCAGGAGATACTTCATCAAGCTGTACAGTTTTTCCACCTGTTCCCAGtaacacatttttgtttggtggtGTGCTGTGAGATTTTTCTAATGTGAAATATATGCCTTATAAAACATATTATCATACACAAGACAATGATAGGACAACGTTGCTCTATCTAGTGGAGATGGTGGTcaattacaaacaaaacaaccacgATAAAAGCATCTTCTCTCCATCTTTTACCTTTTCTTGCTTAGTGTTATTAGCATGAGTGTAAGATGTGTAACTCCTGAATAAAATTGGTCTGAAACTGCATTTTGACCCTGATTTTTATTTCACAATACACACTTTCACATTTACCCCTTCTTCTTTGTGTCTTAGCAATCGCTGATTGTTAGTTCACTTACTGTGTTGAACATGTTCTCAGATTACCAACAGGGAAAGAAAATAATAGTGTGtaatgagggaaaggcttcttgagacgtcatctgtacttctgtgaagaaggtgtcggacgtttcgctcctcatccgaagagcttagtcagcgaactaacaagtgctggtagcctaggccttaaatacagtaagagtgggcggaattggtgtgccaatgccctcctcctattggttccttacactaagcctgggaggagttgtggtctaatcctctccttccgtgttcagcaggttactgagaccgaaacccacagctcttagtcttgcaaatgaggtagagccagggccgagccagaacaatagatgctaacgagccagtatcagagtcgttcatacccaactacagggagctacacttccctttgatctgaggtgctaatggaaggagaggatgagaccacaactcctcccagtcttagtgtaaggaaccaataggaggagggcattggcacatcaattccgcccactcttactgtatttaaggcctaggctaccagcacttattagttcgctgacgaagctcttcggatgaggagcgaaacgtccgacaccttcttcacagaagtacagatgacgtctcaagaagcctttcccttgttggacaactcctgtatgacTGAGAGCCTATACAGACAAATAGTGTGTAATAGTAAAGTTAATACTTACGGTTAGCTTATTcaggaataaaataatgaataaatagtaGAGTGATATCATAGTAATAAATAGTAAAAGTCTTTTTAGCATGGACTTTGTACATACAAAGTTAGTACATATTTTGCCTTCTGTGCTCCCAACATGCCACATGATGGCGCTGCCGTTCTTCATTTCCTTCTTCTCTTTACCTAATGCATCTTCAACTGAATATGGAATGTGTACTTAAAGCCAGGATGTAAACATATAAACATCAAAATACTCAAGTTCTAGCTCTTATAATTGCACCACCAAACCCACATTCTCTTGCATCCTCATCAGTTttgtttaaaacacattttacccaAGTTTCTTGTCCTGAGTGTCGTCACTTGCAACAATGGAGAGAGCGACACCCTGAGATGTGTGGGGTGTGAGCAGGCTCACAAACGGCTGTTTAAGTATCACCTAAAGGTAGGACAATGTCATGTTGCCCTTCTttacacagtatatatcatGACATATAAGTCTAGATACACATAAAGAATATATTGAAAAGGACCTTAATGGGCACAGGAACATGAACctcaaccatttttattacagaaAATGTTTTCAAGGGAGAATACTAGAAATGAAGCGTGgacatactttagagtagtcaatgtacagctgGTATAGATTTATGCAATGTCATTTCAATAGTAAAGTACTCAAgggtatttgcattttgcattttgtctttAGCATAAATGATTTTTAActgaaagttttattttttcattttttgactTTTCCTAACAGGAATGCACGTGGACTTTGTTGTGGCAGATTACAGCcttatttttgcacattttgtttGCCATGTGGGTACGGTGTTTTTCTCAGCATTATTGGCATttataattcattcattattattcaaCAAATGTTCCTATTATAATCACAGAGGGAAAACCACCACTACTTATTGCAACTTTCACGTTCTCCTGCAATTTTATGGCAGCAAATTTTTGGGGCAAAAACTTCTGCTAAATCAGGCATCTCAAAAAAGGCCAGCGAGATCCTGGGGGGACTGGTATTGTGTCAGTGTTCAAAAATGTGCCCTGCACTTGAgtttaatatgcaaataaagctAATTTGTTGAAATCATGTGCTTTTTGGGGTGAAGGTTACAAAGAAGACTTAAAAGAATCATGAATTCATAAAATCACAAGCTGATGCAATGTTATTGACAGAAAttgacaaaaacataacttTTGCCACAACAAGCCCACGAAATCCTTGAGGGACTGCTCAATATAGTGATACACAGaacgtttatcgcggttaattggttagaGGTAAGTAAAGTTACATTCAAtagtaataaattgaatattttcatggttagagcataaaaaacagtTTATGACGTTCTAATCCCAGaggtggggcacgatggcgagggCCGGGCCTGTACCTATGGGGCCCGGTCGGGCACAGCCTGAAGAGACTACATGGGTCCCTGCTCCCTGCATTTTAACATGACTTGATgcttgatgcagtgacaaaagCTTATTTAtctttaaatgtattactttattgAAATCACCCAGAAAAATCACCTGAAAAAAAGATTACATTCCTTCAATTTAAACATAACAAATCATATCAATCCACATACACAGATTATCAGAATTACAAACGCAGTCATACCTACAGTAAATATAGCATTattaaatcaaagaaaaaaatccacattGAACATCCACCACACAACATCAGGGGAGTGTAGGATATGGCTTCTCAATGGGGCATGGCTTGTTTCAAAACTAAATGTCAATAAATGATTACATCCACTCAGCCAAAATCAAGTCAGTCAAATTCTATTAGATCCTTCGTGTGGCACAGGAAGTCAATTGTGCAGATAATAGctgccaagaaaaaaaatagtatgtTTTATTCTAAAACTCTATACATCCATTATAGAAACGTAAATATATGTTGCACTGTCGATTGATAGTAGTATTCAAAATATACAAGATATTATACGTAATCGATGAGGTCTGTCATCATTTGTGTTATTCTGAACAAAAAAATTACctcatttctttcatttaatAGTACAAGGCAAGGTGCAAATTCTATCATTCATATAGAGGAGGTGGGGTTTGTATAGCACACAGCactgttttaaaaagtgtttagcTCTTCGGCTCAATTTCCTTCCATATATTTTGTGCTTCTGACACCGAAAAACAATTTAAAGGTTATCTCTGTGTTCCTCAAACACCTGAGAGTCTGATAAATACTGTTCATCTCATACTTATGTGATGGTAATGGAACTGAAATACGAtactggaaagaaaaaaacaggaaaataagGATAAATTGATAGCACAGCAACGTTGAAGCCAAATTTGTGGCCAAAACGTTTTTAAAATAGTGTACAATTTCCCTTTAACTTCAAGAATGCATGGGGTTAATATACTCTTTCTATAAGGTTTTTCCCACATTATTGAGTACAACTTGGCCAattataaaaacattaaaaagctAATGAAATCAACATATATTTGAAAAGAATATAATTGATATTGCAACCCGGTGTTGGTCAGGCCTTGTCCCATCATTGCACTATAGACTCTGatgacttaataataataatgtacagTAGAGAATCTGTTTACAAGTTCATGCCTGATGGCCTACTCattgattattattacaatacGTTTTACATAgaagaataaataaacacttgTCGCTTTATTAGCTTTGATTATAAATGACTCTGTTGCATTCCACCGTACAATATTAGTTTTATCTAGGTGTGCCTAATAAATTGGCAAGTGGGTTTAAACATTAATGCTGTACATTTCAAATAAAACTTTTTGTATAGTTGAAAGCAAaagtttttttattctttttttaaaggcaaGAGGTTTAAGTGAATGATATCAGCCATGGTAATATAAATGACGCATACATACGCATTAACCAACACAGCATTAGTTCATCACCTAACTACAAATAGACATGTAATATACAAATGTTACACCTGGCGTTGGTATTATATATTTGGCAGTGTTAGTCCTGCACCTGGACGCCATCTTGTTCTCCACAATACTTGTCCTTCCTACTTCTTTCACGCCGCATCGATGCCAAGAgttaaaatgtgcagtttggttaaagaaaatgtttgttttttttggtacaaCAGAATAATATGTGACTTACTCATcttagcatttttaaaaagcacatgcAGAACCATCGCACATCAGTAACACAACAGATGACTTgctatgatatactgtactgctTTGTTCACATCACAGTTTTCATCACTTAACTTACAGGGACAGTCTTTTACACCccgttgggaaaaaaatatgaaaaatgctGGACATGATGGACTgttaatatattgtttttgttgcagTTGGTTGAAGCTGAAGTGGATGCTAAGATCCAGGAACCAGGTAGGAATGACCCTGTTTAGAATATAAAGGACAGGATAACTTATTTTTATTGCACCTCCATAAAGATAGATGATTTAGAGtagtcatttttaaactgtTAAAAAGGAcgctttacagcaggggtgtccaacggcCTGGGGCCATCTGCGGTCCGCAGCTTGTCTTTtcttggcctgtggcacattctaaaaatatgacacaagaaaactaccaaaaaaaaaaaacaacaacagtaaatatgctttgtcaccaatagcacaaagctgagatgcaggctgtaaAGTAGAGTCAATTTACATAAAGTGATATTTCAATCACTGCTACCCACATTTTTGGAGTCATTTTAGGACAAGGATGTCCAACATGTGGACATGTTCCAACAtgtgcaaatggcccctgggccatttgcagctcgTTTTGTTATTGGCATGCGTCACATTGTAGCAATAAattcaatgaaaaacaaaacagtaaaaatggggcaaaatagagcaaaaaggcacaatgtaaagaggaAAACTGCAATGTTGAGAATGATAAGTGCgaaaaacacaaagctttgtcttttttaGCCTTGTTCCAAAATTAAAATCTTTCAAAGTGGCCCCAAgcattgtttgatttttcagcatgcgGTTAAAAGTTGTAGTtgttaatactactactaacagGTTTTGTCACCTTTAACACAAACCTGAGATGCAGGATGTTTtatcttagcatatctatgtTGGATTAACCTGttaagaaaattaaaaatgtcaaaacgtCCTATGATTTCttagtggaaaatgtttggacacccctgctttatagtCTGGTGTGAGTAGAGCTCATGAAACAGCTTGAATTGTCCTAATTGGACAAGCTGCGGATGTTTAGCACAGGATTTACAGGATTTATTTACATACCTGTACTTTGtagtgattcatttatttttttgctgttttacatAATTGAAATGCATTATAATAAAGAGGGAAAGGCTTGAAATTGAGTATAGCTAAACTGAGTATAAGTAGCTATCATTTGTTTAGAAAGAATGATTATGTGATTAAAAAGattcaaaaaaagcaaaatcagGCCCACCGATGATGATATGTAACTAAAAGACTGCATTTGAATAGGACATTCTGCCTATTCACGTTCAGGGCGGACTTTGTGctttttctacattttgtcAGCAGCCCCTGAAGAGAGAAGTGTTGCATTGTGGCAGCAAAAATCTCCAAATGTCCTTTTTTAATACTTTTAGCTAAGGAAACTCCTAATGAGGCATTGGTTTACCTTCAACTTGTGATTCTTGGTACATATTGGTCTCCGTCGTAACGTGATTGTCAAGTTCTTTTGAAAGTTTTTGTAGCGACAAGTATCCTTGTGTGGTACCGTAGATGTTCTCGTGGAGACAGAGTGGGCGTCTGCTCACACTTGTATGACCATCACGGATCCAAGTCGCTTTCGAAGTGGCAGTCAGGATCCTGGGAGGCCGCCATAGACCTGGCTGATAGACTGGAATGAAAGgagaggaaaggaatgaaatcGCTGCTCACCATGCGGCATCGCTAAGGTGGCTGTGTTTAGAGCgataaatcaacattttggGAAAGAACAGCTGATGTAGAGGAAAATATTGACACCACTCAATATACCTGGTGTGTTTAGCATAAAGATGCAAGACAGGAATCTTGCCAGCACCATTAAAACACACTAACATGTTATGGTcttacagccgtccctcgctacatcgcagttcaaatATCGCACCCTCactttattgctttatttttcaaactgtaattatttaataaatgatcactgcatCGTTGACTATGacccattattagtcaatgtTGAAATACATGTTATATGTAGTATactggccactaggcatcagtaatgacacaaaacattgatgagacatgacagtaCATCACATTaccatcacactgcatgtaCAGTAGTGTAGTCAGCTATGGTGTGTTCGacctgatagagtgaaaaaaaagttctcctcctattctgtgtgtaagtggtaaatttttggcttctttctttgtctttcttccccactccatttgaaaccctttcttaagtttagaataaatatattagaggttaactagttagctcgctagtaTGCTATGCAGCcgtggccatctcttgtgtccctacagtgatcccgtagcctgcgcatgaCCAAAGAATAATACAGGCCCGGATTTAGAGGGGAGTCTGGGGATGTCCCCCCCAGTTTTGAGGTACCCACGATTTtgtttgccacaataaaaggtaataaaatgataaaccatcctggattccagtcacccagtcccagtgaaggtacatgttctgaattctgggcgcgtggtggacgcatatgccagaatgcaagcgagacgcatgctattcctgaagccactgtcaggctgatcatttacattggacattgaatgtgtgctgtacatggctattcaggtggaggtacAAAacaaaggttctggcatcatgactataaggaaaactgactattctcaatgaaaatgaaccagaaaagcgatccccagtgacataaaattatactcaaatcctcggaatttacagctgcttcaaattagaaaatatttcaggaaattgagctaaaatgggtttctcctagtacgggtaattttataaatagaatctTTTGGCGTAAATGATGTATTCcaaagataaaaataacaacaaactcttgaaattaaggacataaaattggcctcagatatcaccagattgcaggaaatgaggtctaattttaaacatttttgtggGGAAGGGCCCCCAGACCCCCCGCTCCATTTCCAGCGCATTTCCACACCCcgccttttcaaaaaagctagatccgcccctgtaatagaagtgtaaatgtGGCTATATgggagttatttcatgtcgatgtgaaataatggtaaaacatatttaaaaagtcatgaacaggttttctatgttctaactacaaaaatattacatttattaatattaaatcctactttgggTCTGGGGtctgggtctggaagcaattaactgcgataaaccagggacgactgtattcagaACTTGAGCAAATTATCATCAGGGAAAATAATGCAACTGTGCCAAGTCCAAAACtgtccaggggccatttgcgcgTCATGGCTCATAAATTTCTTCAAGCTTGGCAGGTCTGTGATTGTGTCCGACCTTGCGTCATGGACATAAGTCACGCCAATGTTCCCGTGGGATTCTTAGCAAGAGAAGCACGTAGATgccaaaatgttgaaatatcacTTCATTTATTGATTTCTTTCCCCTTTGAAAACAGTTGACACCAACAGATGAACAGGACTCTCCCCCTCTTGAAGGAATATCTCGACACTCAACCCAAAAGGATGTGAGCTGTCACTGCTGCCAAAGAGTCAAGACACGGCGGCCTTGCAGGCTGGCGGCACTGATGAGTCACTCTGTGCAACAAATAATGTATACTGCAAGACATAATATACAGTGTCGGTGCTGAGGGCTTGATATTCCttcaaagaaaacaacacactGAATTAGCCTCTGTGCACAAAGCATCCAGCTCCTATTGAGGATGTGACATGTGGTTTTGATAGATGGGAAAAGGTGGAGTGTGTCCTGCACTGACTGGCAAATGTGACGTGGAGAATGATGCAGTGCTTTTGAGCAAGTGGCGATGGTAAgagaaataaattatatatatatatatatatatatatatatatatgtagacTCAGGCACAAACCTGGTCTGTGAGGATTCGAGGCTTAATATCAGGAATGGC
The DNA window shown above is from Dunckerocampus dactyliophorus isolate RoL2022-P2 chromosome 20, RoL_Ddac_1.1, whole genome shotgun sequence and carries:
- the LOC129173078 gene encoding relaxin-3 receptor 1-like isoform X2, with protein sequence MQRAGACGGWVPLVEKPDLCGVLCGGNSWSALAHLLFSLALPFWAVDIALDYSWPFGVGVCKAVSLLTGLNVFASCFFLTAMSLTRYCYVATALKPSASVCSRSCTSPLVTAFIWAGALIAAAPRGVFAALSRVGTSNDTACLLRFPDGTAWLGINQLLRVVLGFLLPYTTIILSYLLLLRFLCRHKLKGSNSRRKANVSKSVAVVVLSFCACWFPYNILTLWSILIHLDIVDISPSFYVVQTYFFPLANCLAFTSSCFNPVIYCLVRKEYRVALHNVFFKLNLAIMSKMPYAINPNKGLQQAGQLAIPLSNIPSQTSQSDSRRYAPLSALPTVVSTL
- the LOC129173078 gene encoding relaxin-3 receptor 1-like isoform X1 yields the protein MSSSDYKRLELFRHILNVCSHDPSCNTSHLLLHNISSCSGLELVGDGSPWLRSLISVVYFVVATAGVVGNLLVLFLLYSTRTITTGTINFFVFNLALAHLLFSLALPFWAVDIALDYSWPFGVGVCKAVSLLTGLNVFASCFFLTAMSLTRYCYVATALKPSASVCSRSCTSPLVTAFIWAGALIAAAPRGVFAALSRVGTSNDTACLLRFPDGTAWLGINQLLRVVLGFLLPYTTIILSYLLLLRFLCRHKLKGSNSRRKANVSKSVAVVVLSFCACWFPYNILTLWSILIHLDIVDISPSFYVVQTYFFPLANCLAFTSSCFNPVIYCLVRKEYRVALHNVFFKLNLAIMSKMPYAINPNKGLQQAGQLAIPLSNIPSQTSQSDSRRYAPLSALPTVVSTL